GCCGTCTTCCCACACGTCCGCGAAGCTGGTAGAGCTGTGCCAGGCCCAGACGGTCCGCCCGCTCGATCAGGATGGTGTTCGCCTCGGGAATGTCCAGCCCTGTCTCGACGATGGTGGTGGAGAGCAGCACGTCGAAGGCTCCCTGCTCGAAGCCCAGCATGATCTCCTCCAGCTCCTCCTCGTTCATGCGCCCGTGCGCCACGCCGATGCGCGCTTCGGGGACGAGGTTGCGGAGGTAGAGGCTGCGCGCGCCGATAGAGGCGATGCGGTCGTGGATGTAGAAGACCTTGCCGCCGCGCTCGATCTCGTTGAGGATGGCGTCGCGGACCGTCAGGGGGTCGAATGGCGCGAGGACCGTCTGAATCGGCTTGCGGCCCTTCGGGGGTGTCTGGATACTGCTCATGTCGCGCAGGCCGACCATGCTCATGTAGAGGGTGCGCGGAATCGGCGTGGCGGAGAGGGCCAGGGTGTCCACCGCCTTCACGCCCTCGGGAATCTCCAGCTTGCCGTCCTTGGGCACGTCGGGGAGGCCGCGCAAGGCCCGCAGCTTTTCCTTCTGCCCCACTCCAAAGCGGTGTTCCTCGTCCACGATGATCAGGCCGAGGTCCTTGAACTGCACGTCGCTGCTTAGCAGGCGGTGCGTCCCGATGATGATGTCCACCTTACCCGCCGCGAGGTCCGCGAGAATCTGCTTGGCCTGCCTGTCGTTCGTGAAGCGCGAGAGGCCCTCCACCCGCACCGGCAGGTTCTTGAAGCGTTCGACGAAGGTGGAGGTGTGCTGCTCGGCCAGCAGCGTCGTCGGTACCAGCATTGCCACCTGCTTGCCGTCCCCGACGACGCGGTGGGCGGCGCGCAGAGCCACTTCCGTCTTGCCGAAACCCACGTCGCCGGAGATCAGGCGGTCGGCGGGATGGGGGGCTTCGAGGTCGCGCATCGTTTCTTTCAGCGCCGTTTTCTGGTCCGCCGTCAGCTCGAACTTGAAGTTCTGCTCCACCTGCGCGTCCCACTCGGGCTGCGGCGGGAAGGAGTTGCCGGGTGTGACCTGCCGCGCGGCGTACTGCACGAGGAGCTTGGCGGCCACCTCTTCCGCGTTCTTGCGGGCTTTTTCCTTCGCCCTGGCCCAGTCCTTCTTGTCGAAGGAGGACAGCACCGGCGGGTCGTCGGTCGTGCCGGGGTGGCGGCGCAGCACCGGCAGTTGCTCGATGGGCACCGCGAGGCGGGCGCCATTGCGGTATTCCAGGTTCAGGTAATCACGGGTGACGCCCAGCACCGTGCGCGTCTCCAGCCCCTGAAACTGCCCGATGCCGTGCTCGGGGTGAATCAGGTAGTCGCCCACGTGCAGGCCCAGCGCGTCGGTGACGGGCTTCCCGGCCAGCTTCTTGCCGCGTAGCGCCGAGCCGCCCTGAAAGCCGTAGATCAGGTCCTCGGTGAGGACGACCGTGCGGTGTTCGGGAATGGCGAAGCCGCCCTCCCCGTTCGCGCGCAGAAAGCCCAGGCCGCCTTCCTCGACGCGCGGCACGCTCAGCCAGGGAATCTCGTGAGTCCCCAGCAATTTGTCCGCGAGATAGGCGGCGGTACGGTCGTGGCGCACCAGGATCATCACGCGGTAGCCCGCCCCGCGCCACTCGTCCACGTCGCGTTCGAGGTCCGAGAGGCGGGCGCGGTAGAAGGGCAGCACCTTGAGGCCCAGGTCGAAATCGGTCAGGTCCAGGGGCGCGCGGCCAAAGGAGGTCACCTCCCGCTCGCGCAGCCGGGGCCAGAGGGTGTCCGTCAGCGGCCCGAGGGCAGAGGCGTAGAACTCGGGGGCGTCCAGAAAGACCCGGCCCGGCAACAGGTCCAGCCGGGTCGCGTCCCATTTCACTTCCGTCAGGTAGTCGGCGGTGGGTTCCAGGGTGAAGGTCTGGATGCGCTCGCCCGTCATCTCACCGGGGGCGAGGCGGCGCAGGGTGTCCAGCTCATCCCCGAAGAACTCCGCGCGAATCCACACCGGGTCTTCCCCGTCCGGCACGCCCGCGCCCGGTTCCAGCCGCAGTTCCAGCGTGTCGCCGCGCAGCACATAGCCGGGTTCCTCGTCGCGCTCGTAGCCGAGGCGTTCCAGGCGGTTCAGCAGTTCCTCACGCGGATAGCTGGCGCCGACGCGCAGGTTCAGGGCGTGGTCTTCGGGATGTGCGGGGAACAGGTCCAGGGCCGTGTTCACGTCCAGCACAACATGCTCATGCTTGCCGTCCCAGTCGCGCAGGCCGGGATTCACGCTGACGGGTGCCCCCAGCGCCCCCGCCGAAGCGTAAGTCGCCACGCGGTCCGGGGTGGTGAGCAGCACGGCGGGGCCGGGGTGGGCGGCGAACAGCGCCGCGCGGGCCACCTGCGGCAGCAACAGCACGTTCCCGACCGGGGCGGTCGGCAGGAGTTTGGAGAGGTTGGGGGCGGCGACCGTCACCGGAAGATTGTACGCGGGTGGGGCAACCGGGAGGGCGAGGGAAGGAACGAAGCGGGGCGGTACAGTGGTCCATGACCACCGGGATGACCGAGACAGCCGACGCGGCCCTGCGTGCCCACGTCCGCGCGCTCCTCACCGCGCGTCAGGCCCACGCCACACTGGACGACGTGCTGGAAGACTTTCCCCTGGAACGCATCAATGACCGGGTGGAAGGGGTGCCCTACTCCGCCTGGGAAGTCCTCTCGCACCTGCGTTTTGCCCAGCGCGACCTCCTGAATTTCGTGCGGGACGCGGCCTATACCGAACCGGACTGGCCCGCCGACTACTGGCCGGGCAAGGAAAAGGCCGCCACCGCTCAGGAGTGGCAGGCCGAGGCACAGGCATTTCGGGATGACCTGGGGGCACTGCTGGGATTGCTGGATGACCCGCAGACCGACCTTCTCGCCACCGTTCCAAACGGAGAGGACCAGACGTGGCTGCGGGAGTTCCTGCTGGTGGCGGACCACAACGCCTACCACGTCGGGCAACTGATGCTGCTGAAGCGGATGCTGGGCGGGAGTTAGCGCTCCGGCTTGCAGTTCGTCAGCAGCGGGCGGGTGTTGTTCGTGTCGGTGCCCACAAAGGTGTTCAGGTTGGCCCGGCCCTGATGCTCCCACCATTCCAGACCGCCGCCAGCAGTGGTCGGACCATACAGGCTGGCGTAGCGCGCGCCGCTGGCCGAGATCGCCTGGGCCAGCCCGTATTGCTGACCGTTCCAGTTCAGCACGGCAAAGAGCGGGCCGTCCTTGCCGAAGTTGACGTAGGAGGCACTGATCTTCTTGCCGCCGTCGCAGGTGTAGTGGAAGGTGCGGTAGCTGATGTAGGTCGGGGCGGCGGCGCTGGCACTCCCGAGCAGGGCGGCGGCGGTAGCGAGAAGCAGAACCTTGTTCTTCATGGCCCCAGCGTAGGCGAGCCGCTCCCCGCCTGTCCCCCCGACTTCGCACACCCGGCCCTCAGGAAGAAATCAGGAGCCGCCTGTCTAAATTAGTTTACAAATTTAGTAAACTTATCTGCTACCTTTCCTGCCATGAAGCGCATCTTCCTCTCCCTCACCACGCTGGCCCTCCTCGCGGGGGGCGCGGGCGCGCAGCAGGCCAAAGAACTCCGTCTGGGGGTCTTCCCGAACGTCACGCACGCTGCCGGGCTGGTGGGCATCCAGCGCGGCCTGATCCAGAAGGAACTGGGGAACGTCAAACTGGTCGTCAAGGAATTCGCCAACGGCTCCCAGGTCAACGAGGCCTTCGCGGCGGGGGCCATCGACGCGGCGTATGTCGGCCCTGGCCCGGCCATGAACGCCTTCCTGCGCGGCGTCCCCATCCAGGTGTACGCGGGGGCGGCCAACGCGGGCGCGGTGCTGGTGGCGCGGGGGGACAGCGGAGTTCGCAACGTGAAGGGCCTCGCAGGAAAGAAGGTCGCGGTGCCCACGCGCGGCTCCACCCAGGACATCAGTCTGCGCCACCTGCTACACGAGAACGGCCTGAAGGCGACCGACGAGGGCGGCACCGTCACCATCGTGCCCATCGATCCGGCCAACATGCCCGCCGCCTTTGCCAGCAAGCAGGTGGACGCCGCGCTGGTCCAGGAACCCTGGGGCGCGGTGATGGAAACGCAGGGCGCGCGGCTGATCGCCAATGAAAAGGCCATCTGGGCGGGCGGCAACTACACGACGACCGTCCTCGTGGTCAACACGAAGTACGCCGCGCAGAACCCGGAGATTGTGAAAGACCTGCTGCGCGGTCACCTCGCCGCCATCAACTTCATCCAGAAGAGCAACGCGGGCGCGCAGAAGGCGATTGCCGACCAGATTCAGGCCTTCACCGGCAAGCGGCCGGGCACGAACGAACTGTTCAAGGCCCTGGCGCGGACCAAGGTCACCTGGGACATCAACCTGGGAACCCTGGCCGAGTACGCCCAGCTCAACAAGGAGGCGGGCTTTGCCCGTGACGTGCCGGACCTGAACCGGTTCGTGGACCTGAGCGTGGTGCGGGGGCTGGCGAAGTGAACTACCCCAGCCCAGCGGGTTGGGGCTTCTCGTGGCACGCATCTTCTTGTGAAGTTCGTTGAGCCACGAAGCGCAGTCCCTGCGCCAAGATGTTCTTCGCCGCGTTCACGTCCGCATTCTCGGAATGACCGCAACTCAAGCATCTGAAGTTCGCCTGACTCGCTCGGTTCCCCTTCTCGGTGTGCCCGCAGATGCGGCATCGCTGAGAGGTGAACCTCGGGTCTACGGCGATGACTCTCCGGCCAGCTTCTGCCGCTTTGCTGGAGAGGATTTGAAAGAACTGCCCCCACCCCACATCGTGAATCTGCTTGCTCAGATTGCCCTGAGCCATGCCTTTCACGTTGAGGTCTTCGTGGCAGATGAGGTCGTGATTCGTGATGAGCTTCTTGGCTTCCTCGTGGTGCAGTTGGAGCCTTGAGCGGGCCGTCTTGCGGCACAGCTTGGCAACTCGCTCTTTGGCTTTCTTGCGCCTGTTGCTGCGCTTGTTCGGCTTGCGGGCAAGGGAACGCTGTGCCACCCGGAGTTTGCGGCTGGACCGCTGAAAGAACCTGTGGTTCTCGCAGAACTCGCCGTCCGAGGTGGTGTAAAACCACGTCGTCCCCACGTCTATCCCGACTTCCGAGCCTGTCGCGGGCAACGGTTCGGCCCTGGGCACTTCGCAGGTCAGCACCACGTACCACTCCCGCCCCTCGCGTTTCACCGCCAGCGTCTTGAGCTTGCCCGCACAGGGACGATGCAGCCGAATCCGCACGTTCCCGATCTTGGGCAGATAGACGTGCTTCCCGTCCCCGATGACGCTGTTCTGCGAGGGCTGCGGGTACGTGAACGAATCGTACCTGTCTCTCCCGCGAAAGCGCGGATACCCGGCTTTCTGTCCAGCCTTGATGCGGCGGAAGAAGCCCTTGAACGACTTGTCCAGCCGCTTCGCCACGTCCTGCAATACCTGAGCATTGACTCCGGCGTACTCCGGCAGGGCGGCCTTCACCTCGGGCAAGGACTTCATCTGGTCGTATGCCGTGAGGGACTTCCCCGCTTTCTTGTACGCGCCCCGGCGCTCTTCGAGCATCCCGTTGTACAGGCGTTGGCAGAGAATCAGCGTGGTGTCCAGCGCGGATTCCTGCGCTTTGGTCGGGTACAGCCTGTACTTGAACGCCTTCAGCGTGATATTTTCGATGTGCGTCACCCCCCTTCGGGTGTTCGCCACGGTCGAGGGTGCTAGTAACACCGCTCGGCCATTGCTCATTCAGTGTACCACGCCGGAACGCTTCGGCTTGGCCGCCCCCGGCGGGGCGGGGGTCGCTACACCCCCACGGATAAATCCGGGGGCACTGCGGCCCTTTTCGGTAGAGGGGTTAGGCATTAGGCGTTAGGAATTAGGGAGGCAAAAGCTGTAGCCAAAGTTCCCTAAGCCCTAACCGCTATCCTTCCCCTATGACCGGACCCAAGAAAGGCTCCAGAGGCCGCGCCCCCAAACGCAACACGGCGCAGGGACGCGGGGGGATCACGCGGGACAGCACGCGGCCCGTGCGGCGGGAGAAAACAGGTTCCGGCGCGGAGCAGGGCGCCAACCCGGCCCGCCGCAAGCCGGGCGAACGGGAGGAGGGCAAGACCGGCGAGCGGTCCTTCAAGCCCGGCCCGGCCCGGCAGGCGCCGCCGAAAGTGGCGAAGAAAAAGCCCCTGCCCGAGCTCAAGCGCGTGCAACTAGACGCCCCGCCGCCGGACACCGTTTTCCGTGACCGTGACGGCGAGGCGCTGACCTTTCCCGAAAGTGCGCTGAAACGGGTGGCGGCGCGCCTCCTGACGGAGAAGAACAAGGCGTGGCGCTACCGGGCCTTTCCCTTCCCGCTCTTCACCGACCGGGGCAGCGAGCAGGCCTTTTCGTTTGATTTCTACATCTACGACGCTGAGGACAGCGTGATCCGCCTGCTGCTGGTCGTGCCGTTCGAATCGCGCGAGGTGTGGGACCGGGTGGGGCGCTTCAAGCGGCAGTACCCGATGTACCGCTACGAGCTGTGGACCCCGGAGAAACTGGCCCAGCTCCAGGGGCCGCGCGGGCGGCTGGACTTCTGAGGCGACCTCTGCCTTACGCCATTCTTGAGGAACGGCTCAAGGGCGGCCATCTGTAAGCCATTTCGCGGGCAGGATGAGAAGTCTCTGGTAACGTTTCCAGACAGGGGCGGCGACTGCACGGGTTGACCGGGCGTCGCCGCTTTTTTAATGCTCACTTTTTATGAACCGGGCCGCGTGCCCGTGGAGGCCAGCATGACGACCACCGAACCCATTCTCCCCGTGTCCCTGGTGGATGCCATGCGGTCCGGGATGCGTCCCGGAAACGCCTATCCCCTGGGGGCGACCTGGGACGGCAAGGGCACCAACTTCGCCCTGTATTCCGAGAACG
The window above is part of the Deinococcus metallilatus genome. Proteins encoded here:
- a CDS encoding DEAD/DEAH box helicase codes for the protein MTVAAPNLSKLLPTAPVGNVLLLPQVARAALFAAHPGPAVLLTTPDRVATYASAGALGAPVSVNPGLRDWDGKHEHVVLDVNTALDLFPAHPEDHALNLRVGASYPREELLNRLERLGYERDEEPGYVLRGDTLELRLEPGAGVPDGEDPVWIRAEFFGDELDTLRRLAPGEMTGERIQTFTLEPTADYLTEVKWDATRLDLLPGRVFLDAPEFYASALGPLTDTLWPRLREREVTSFGRAPLDLTDFDLGLKVLPFYRARLSDLERDVDEWRGAGYRVMILVRHDRTAAYLADKLLGTHEIPWLSVPRVEEGGLGFLRANGEGGFAIPEHRTVVLTEDLIYGFQGGSALRGKKLAGKPVTDALGLHVGDYLIHPEHGIGQFQGLETRTVLGVTRDYLNLEYRNGARLAVPIEQLPVLRRHPGTTDDPPVLSSFDKKDWARAKEKARKNAEEVAAKLLVQYAARQVTPGNSFPPQPEWDAQVEQNFKFELTADQKTALKETMRDLEAPHPADRLISGDVGFGKTEVALRAAHRVVGDGKQVAMLVPTTLLAEQHTSTFVERFKNLPVRVEGLSRFTNDRQAKQILADLAAGKVDIIIGTHRLLSSDVQFKDLGLIIVDEEHRFGVGQKEKLRALRGLPDVPKDGKLEIPEGVKAVDTLALSATPIPRTLYMSMVGLRDMSSIQTPPKGRKPIQTVLAPFDPLTVRDAILNEIERGGKVFYIHDRIASIGARSLYLRNLVPEARIGVAHGRMNEEELEEIMLGFEQGAFDVLLSTTIVETGLDIPEANTILIERADRLGLAQLYQLRGRVGRRQQTAYAYLFYPPRMTENAQRRLWAIADLQDLGSGHLLAEKDMEIRGVGNILGEEQHGHVQAVSIDVYTEMLAQAVARLKGETVETPATVSIDLPINARLTPEYFDGDEEARIATYGRLSEARTLQAISRVERDLRKKYGPPTPEVQNFIDLAKLRLTAVAKRALSIGETMTHLQVTFAYKGLDYDAAGLKRFPHKTEVTTFPPSVKLEKKGLKPDDYARTLIELLGYFG
- a CDS encoding DinB family protein, whose product is MTTGMTETADAALRAHVRALLTARQAHATLDDVLEDFPLERINDRVEGVPYSAWEVLSHLRFAQRDLLNFVRDAAYTEPDWPADYWPGKEKAATAQEWQAEAQAFRDDLGALLGLLDDPQTDLLATVPNGEDQTWLREFLLVADHNAYHVGQLMLLKRMLGGS
- a CDS encoding MliC family protein; amino-acid sequence: MKNKVLLLATAAALLGSASAAAPTYISYRTFHYTCDGGKKISASYVNFGKDGPLFAVLNWNGQQYGLAQAISASGARYASLYGPTTAGGGLEWWEHQGRANLNTFVGTDTNNTRPLLTNCKPER
- a CDS encoding ABC transporter substrate-binding protein, with amino-acid sequence MKRIFLSLTTLALLAGGAGAQQAKELRLGVFPNVTHAAGLVGIQRGLIQKELGNVKLVVKEFANGSQVNEAFAAGAIDAAYVGPGPAMNAFLRGVPIQVYAGAANAGAVLVARGDSGVRNVKGLAGKKVAVPTRGSTQDISLRHLLHENGLKATDEGGTVTIVPIDPANMPAAFASKQVDAALVQEPWGAVMETQGARLIANEKAIWAGGNYTTTVLVVNTKYAAQNPEIVKDLLRGHLAAINFIQKSNAGAQKAIADQIQAFTGKRPGTNELFKALARTKVTWDINLGTLAEYAQLNKEAGFARDVPDLNRFVDLSVVRGLAK
- a CDS encoding RNA-guided endonuclease InsQ/TnpB family protein, with amino-acid sequence MSNGRAVLLAPSTVANTRRGVTHIENITLKAFKYRLYPTKAQESALDTTLILCQRLYNGMLEERRGAYKKAGKSLTAYDQMKSLPEVKAALPEYAGVNAQVLQDVAKRLDKSFKGFFRRIKAGQKAGYPRFRGRDRYDSFTYPQPSQNSVIGDGKHVYLPKIGNVRIRLHRPCAGKLKTLAVKREGREWYVVLTCEVPRAEPLPATGSEVGIDVGTTWFYTTSDGEFCENHRFFQRSSRKLRVAQRSLARKPNKRSNRRKKAKERVAKLCRKTARSRLQLHHEEAKKLITNHDLICHEDLNVKGMAQGNLSKQIHDVGWGQFFQILSSKAAEAGRRVIAVDPRFTSQRCRICGHTEKGNRASQANFRCLSCGHSENADVNAAKNILAQGLRFVAQRTSQEDACHEKPQPAGLG